From one Cydia strobilella chromosome 24, ilCydStro3.1, whole genome shotgun sequence genomic stretch:
- the LOC134752274 gene encoding gastrula zinc finger protein XlCGF7.1-like — protein sequence MRIASTLVSAAVSGRGRRSTRRSTGWGRSCSVRLERLLVDAARRTCQVGRRKYKLRTTEPAHTHKVTTTIFQCHHCGKQFRNKSVLKKHVHIHSSLHNSTREDHSLENKKYSDKKYTSDRKINPRRRGMKHSSKKQFQPKCDTSDEETNLQAHLIIRTGEKPFRCSHCGYKCKKKSGIMSHLMIHTGDKPFQCSYCDHRSRRKGHLRIHEMTHTGKTPFVCDQCDKKCFTQGSLHRHLLIHTDEKPYKCTYCDYRSRQQVNIRSHEMTHAGEKPFKCNYCNYKCRHKRQLRNHEMKHTDEELDD from the exons ATGCGTATTG CATCCACTCTCGTCTCTGCTGCGGTGTCGGGGCGGGGCAGAAGGTCGACCCGGCGATCGACGGGTTGGGGCCGCTCGTGCTCGGTCAGGCTGGAGCGCCTGCTGGTGGACGCGGCGCGGCGTACCTGCCAGGTCGGACGTCGCAAATACAAGCTGCGCACCACCGAGcccgcacacacacacaaagtCACCACCACAATCTTTCAATGCCACCATTGCGGAAAACAGTTCAGGAACAAGTCGGTTCTGAAGAAACACGTACACATTCACTCATCTTTACATAATTCAACCAGAGAAGATCATAGTTtggaaaacaaaaaatacagcgaTAAGAAATACACGAGTGATCGTAAAATAAATCCGCGAAGACGCGGAATGAAACATTCTAGTAAGAAGCAGTTTCAGCCGAAGTGTGACACATCTGATGAGGAAACAAACTTACAGGCTCACCTGATTATACGCACCGGTGAAAAACCTTTCAGGTGCAGCCACTGTGGCTACAAGTGTAAAAAGAAATCAGGTATAATGTCTCACCTCATGATTCACACTGGCGATAAGCCTTTCCAGTGTAGCTACTGTGATCACAGGAGCCGCCGCAAAGGACACTTACGAATTCACGAGATGACACACACTGGTAAAACACCGTTTGTGTGTGATCAATGTGATAAAAAGTGTTTTACTCAAGGTTCGTTACATCGTCATCTCTTGATCCACACAGACGAGAAGCCTTACAAGTGTACGTACTGTGACTACAGGAGCCGTCAGCAAGTGAACATACGGTCTCACGAGATGACACATGCAGGTGAAAAACCCTTTAAATGTAACTACTGCAATTACAAATGTAGACATAAACGACAGTTACGTAATCATGAGATGAAACATACAGATGAAGAGCTAGATGACTAA